A single genomic interval of Barnesiella intestinihominis YIT 11860 harbors:
- a CDS encoding endonuclease/exonuclease/phosphatase family protein translates to MKTHFKFILCFVGILSITACGSSDPDLPGSGGTGGDDETLVTLAGDRSFSLLSLSAGKGLASGTYNIQPLAAFIQENNTDVVALQDVDFGTARTGKKNLVGEVANRCSKDGQRRQGIFASTGREDGGETGVALFVRECFYGTNKVNLNDELVLLTAPYELGSGETVLIATCQFDKEDANKRVRQAEALAAYADQVKQNIVICASVYENESGNVFNILKKKYRRSCKFSSENTYPAVQPESRFDYVLTPLSQNWGTQAVQVKGDQTVSDHKALFLRIGLK, encoded by the coding sequence ATGAAAACTCATTTTAAATTCATTTTGTGCTTCGTTGGAATTTTATCGATAACTGCTTGCGGTTCGTCCGACCCGGATTTGCCGGGTTCGGGCGGGACCGGCGGTGACGATGAAACTCTGGTCACGTTGGCTGGCGACCGTTCGTTTTCTCTTCTGTCGTTGAGTGCCGGTAAAGGGTTAGCCTCTGGGACGTATAATATCCAGCCGTTAGCGGCATTTATTCAGGAAAATAATACCGATGTCGTAGCATTGCAAGATGTGGATTTCGGGACTGCCCGCACGGGAAAAAAGAATCTGGTTGGCGAGGTCGCTAACCGTTGCAGCAAGGACGGTCAACGCCGGCAGGGGATATTCGCCTCTACCGGTCGGGAAGATGGCGGAGAAACAGGAGTGGCTTTGTTTGTCCGGGAATGTTTTTATGGTACGAATAAAGTGAATTTGAACGATGAATTGGTATTGCTTACTGCTCCTTATGAATTGGGTTCGGGCGAGACGGTTCTTATCGCTACATGCCAGTTCGATAAGGAGGATGCCAATAAACGGGTGCGTCAGGCCGAAGCTCTTGCCGCTTATGCCGACCAAGTAAAGCAAAACATCGTTATTTGTGCTTCTGTCTATGAAAATGAATCGGGGAATGTATTCAATATTTTGAAGAAGAAGTATCGCCGTTCCTGCAAGTTCTCTTCGGAAAATACATATCCTGCCGTTCAACCCGAATCGAGATTCGATTATGTGTTGACTCCTTTGTCCCAGAATTGGGGAACACAGGCGGTTCAGGTTAAGGGAGATCAAACCGTTTCGGATCATAAGGCTCTATTTTTGCGTATAGGATTAAAATAA
- a CDS encoding GDSL-type esterase/lipase family protein: MKKYNYFSRVSGWGICMLFLLTGLFAGCSENEEVYPKGQRPAGIESVRKVACIGNSITYGARQFLNDREKECYPALLGNMLGEGFEVANFGCSGTTLLKNGNSPYWNTKEYTNAKAFLPNIVIVKLGSNDSKSGNWSSHGSEFESDLTDLVLSLRSLSTRPRVFLCTPAIAYSNSFGIDDGIITSEIIPAIQRVAAAQNLTVIDLHTALRGYGDLFLDGVHPGLEGNRVIATIIYDVLAKEYSLNK; the protein is encoded by the coding sequence ATGAAAAAGTATAATTATTTCAGCAGAGTATCCGGCTGGGGAATATGTATGTTATTTCTCCTCACAGGGCTCTTTGCCGGTTGTTCCGAAAACGAAGAGGTCTATCCGAAGGGACAAAGACCTGCTGGCATTGAGTCGGTTAGAAAGGTAGCTTGCATAGGGAACAGTATAACCTATGGGGCGAGACAGTTTTTAAACGATAGGGAAAAAGAGTGCTACCCGGCTTTGTTGGGTAATATGTTGGGAGAGGGTTTCGAGGTCGCCAACTTCGGGTGTAGTGGCACAACCCTTTTGAAGAATGGCAATTCTCCATATTGGAATACCAAAGAATATACCAATGCCAAAGCATTCTTACCCAATATTGTCATTGTAAAATTGGGCTCGAATGATTCAAAGTCGGGCAATTGGTCTAGTCATGGCTCCGAGTTTGAGTCCGATCTCACGGATTTGGTTCTTTCCTTACGGAGTCTGTCAACTCGTCCGAGGGTCTTTTTGTGTACGCCGGCCATAGCGTATAGCAACTCGTTCGGAATAGACGACGGTATCATAACGAGCGAAATTATTCCGGCTATTCAGCGGGTTGCCGCAGCTCAGAATCTCACGGTCATAGATTTGCATACGGCTTTGCGGGGGTATGGAGATTTGTTTCTTGATGGAGTCCACCCCGGATTGGAAGGAAACAGAGTAATAGCGACCATCATTTACGATGTGTTGGCAAAAGAATATTCTTTGAATAAATAA
- a CDS encoding endonuclease/exonuclease/phosphatase family protein — MKKIISILLGICLCGGVFAQTQLKIISFNIHAGYDAPIADIAAFIKEQDPDIVALQEVEYYTNRTGANTPRPINNNINMLNELAYLTGMHGMFYVTLEKCYGGKFGNAILSKHSFDETRRIMLPCAAGTEQRNAAIADIKLPDGTEFSIVDTHIDMSKLDNGMSQIKEVNRIPQLGKHYIVAGDMNRRVGTAEINELSSVWTLALSREFDHIGYYPANGWVVKETKVFSDNQLSDHYPIMVILEFVK; from the coding sequence ATGAAAAAAATTATATCGATACTATTAGGAATATGTTTGTGTGGAGGCGTGTTTGCCCAGACTCAACTGAAAATAATCTCGTTTAATATCCATGCAGGTTATGATGCCCCTATCGCCGACATCGCTGCTTTCATTAAGGAACAAGATCCCGATATCGTGGCTTTGCAGGAAGTAGAATACTATACGAATCGAACAGGGGCGAATACGCCGAGGCCGATCAATAACAATATCAATATGTTGAATGAGTTGGCCTATTTAACAGGCATGCATGGAATGTTTTATGTAACTCTCGAAAAATGCTACGGCGGTAAATTCGGTAACGCTATTTTGAGTAAACACAGTTTTGACGAGACTCGTAGAATTATGTTGCCATGTGCGGCCGGTACAGAGCAACGTAATGCTGCCATTGCCGATATAAAGCTCCCCGACGGGACCGAGTTTTCGATTGTCGACACTCACATCGATATGTCTAAATTGGACAACGGCATGTCGCAAATTAAAGAAGTTAACCGTATTCCGCAGTTGGGGAAACATTATATTGTAGCCGGGGACATGAATCGTCGGGTAGGAACTGCCGAGATTAACGAATTGTCCAGCGTATGGACGTTGGCTCTCAGTCGGGAGTTCGATCATATCGGTTACTATCCGGCCAATGGGTGGGTGGTAAAAGAAACGAAAGTCTTTTCCGATAACCAGTTGTCCGACCATTATCCCATTATGGTTATCCTCGAATTTGTCAAATAA
- a CDS encoding putative Ig domain-containing protein translates to MKLRKIYTSAGILLLSLFCIGDAVAKDAKFETGVSFGSTGADEPYSSLTDKDGNYYISGMCRGDVEFAGGATIKGRGGMDAVIVKYDAELNFLWARAVGGSKDDTFERIAVTSAGDIVAVGKISGDVTIDGTDQTLSGTQSTDGCIVVYDKDGNYKSSAQIKAAGASLCYSVAVDKSDNIFVTGSTVGATDFGNEKTVTIEGSNPGTFLACYNNSLVCQWAIAGSSPVQSYGWAVNFDKEENILLTGRFGTTFTITGTDGEALTTAVGSESSQDTYVAKLSHEGVGQWITYVTNSNRIDTRSIDSDSQGNVYIWGHCQSAVTPEGQSPLGFNGNFDSFLIKYSSAGAYLDGMNLGGSGRDEAKSLFVDADDNIYVAGNVNGDGSKGGTAVNMNPRGESKDYTFKGHDGYVAKYNGSTWELMQLEKTVTPDNANQHEVAWCVTMSPDYNKVYVTGYFNNGATVFDGASLTLPFVRDYDIYTVLYSYTLMVKTKTLEPGVANEPYYSNIVVDNVEGAVKFEIVSGALPDGITLSKDGAFAGTPTKNGSYTFTVKISDDVSSIQKEYTLVIKSGEGCDVFIVTDQCPDAYIGYPYSLQLEIEGEGITCALTGGSLPVGLSLTPEGLISGTPAESNEPGIYSFTVKATGASGCDDELELSMILSDETPSGINRVSLDSFQVYPTVSYGEITLKADFGKDMKARVAVVTPLGTCVWEKTYYGVQLDEVISTADMQPGVYYLVLSTEEGKSTKPFIVKR, encoded by the coding sequence ATGAAACTAAGAAAAATTTACACAAGTGCAGGAATCTTGCTGCTCTCTTTATTTTGTATTGGAGATGCGGTAGCGAAAGATGCTAAGTTTGAAACAGGTGTTTCTTTCGGTAGTACAGGAGCCGATGAGCCTTACAGCTCTCTGACGGATAAAGACGGAAATTATTATATTTCGGGTATGTGCCGTGGAGATGTGGAATTTGCCGGTGGAGCTACGATTAAAGGTCGTGGCGGTATGGATGCCGTTATCGTGAAATATGATGCCGAACTTAATTTTTTGTGGGCAAGAGCCGTGGGTGGCAGTAAAGACGATACCTTCGAACGCATTGCAGTTACCTCTGCGGGCGATATTGTCGCTGTCGGTAAAATATCGGGTGATGTTACTATCGACGGTACGGACCAGACGTTGAGCGGTACGCAATCTACCGACGGGTGTATCGTCGTTTATGATAAGGACGGTAATTATAAATCGTCGGCTCAGATAAAAGCGGCGGGAGCATCTTTGTGCTATTCGGTGGCTGTGGACAAGAGCGACAATATTTTTGTGACGGGATCGACTGTCGGAGCGACCGATTTCGGAAATGAAAAAACCGTGACAATCGAGGGAAGTAATCCGGGAACATTCTTGGCTTGCTATAATAATTCTTTGGTCTGCCAGTGGGCTATTGCCGGTTCAAGCCCCGTTCAATCCTATGGCTGGGCCGTGAATTTCGATAAAGAAGAGAATATACTGCTTACCGGACGTTTCGGAACGACGTTCACAATCACCGGGACCGACGGGGAAGCGCTGACGACTGCCGTGGGCTCGGAATCTTCGCAAGACACCTATGTGGCTAAATTGTCTCACGAAGGTGTGGGACAATGGATTACGTATGTAACGAATTCCAATCGTATCGATACCCGTTCGATAGACTCCGACTCACAAGGAAATGTTTATATTTGGGGACATTGTCAGTCGGCGGTTACTCCCGAAGGACAGTCTCCTCTTGGATTTAACGGGAATTTCGATTCGTTTTTGATTAAATACTCGTCTGCCGGAGCCTATTTGGACGGTATGAATCTCGGTGGGAGCGGTCGTGATGAAGCTAAATCTCTATTTGTCGATGCAGACGACAATATTTATGTCGCCGGTAATGTGAACGGCGACGGCTCGAAAGGAGGAACTGCCGTGAATATGAATCCTCGGGGAGAATCCAAAGATTATACGTTCAAAGGTCATGACGGTTATGTCGCTAAATATAACGGTTCTACATGGGAACTTATGCAACTGGAAAAAACGGTTACGCCCGATAATGCCAATCAGCACGAAGTCGCTTGGTGTGTAACGATGTCTCCCGATTACAATAAGGTGTATGTAACCGGATATTTTAATAATGGCGCCACCGTTTTTGACGGGGCTTCGCTCACTCTTCCGTTTGTACGGGATTATGATATTTATACGGTTCTATATTCCTATACCTTAATGGTAAAGACCAAAACGTTGGAGCCGGGTGTAGCCAATGAGCCTTATTACAGCAATATCGTTGTGGATAATGTAGAGGGTGCAGTGAAGTTCGAAATCGTTTCTGGCGCGCTTCCCGACGGTATTACGTTAAGTAAAGACGGTGCTTTTGCCGGTACACCGACGAAGAACGGTTCTTATACGTTCACCGTCAAAATTTCCGATGACGTTTCTTCTATTCAAAAAGAATACACGTTGGTTATTAAATCGGGAGAAGGTTGCGATGTATTCATCGTTACCGATCAGTGTCCCGATGCATACATAGGTTATCCCTATTCGCTCCAACTCGAAATAGAAGGTGAAGGTATTACCTGCGCTCTTACCGGAGGCTCGTTGCCGGTCGGCCTTTCTTTGACGCCCGAAGGATTGATTTCAGGGACCCCGGCAGAATCCAACGAACCGGGAATTTACAGCTTTACGGTGAAAGCTACCGGAGCATCGGGTTGTGACGATGAATTGGAATTGTCGATGATACTTTCCGACGAAACTCCCAGTGGAATAAACCGTGTAAGTCTCGATTCGTTCCAAGTCTATCCTACGGTTTCTTATGGAGAAATTACGTTGAAAGCCGACTTCGGTAAGGATATGAAGGCTCGGGTAGCTGTCGTGACTCCACTCGGAACTTGTGTATGGGAAAAAACATATTACGGTGTACAACTCGATGAGGTAATTTCTACTGCCGATATGCAACCGGGAGTTTATTATCTGGTATTGTCGACGGAAGAGGGTAAATCGACCAAGCCTTTTATTGTAAAGAGATAA
- a CDS encoding Gfo/Idh/MocA family protein yields the protein MKRSEFLRLMGATTVAAALSDFQAISQTVGTLKGGTVGADNLADELSSDLESQEAVVDKPVTAIVIGAGARGRTYASYSEHYPNSLKIVGVADINTERKEYMKNLYRIPDEHCFSDWKEVFNVPKFADAVIIATPDNLHYAPALKAMAAGYDLLLEKPVAQSIKECTDILKYAKRYDRIVGICHVLRYAPYFIALKKVLDSGKIGELVSIQHMECIRYHHMAHSYVRGNWKSSKDTTPIIIAKSCHDMDMMRWLVNKPCKSVSAYGGLKLFKRENAPDGSTERCLDCPVESQCPYSAKKIYLQRRQFLYVFDIPDNDCKNHKYDSLILDKLRTSDYGRCVYRCDNDQCDHFVASLEFDNNITGAFSMEAFTATGGRLTRVMGTKGWIEGDMKKFTVTDFLTNKKLVWNKDISSLPGYEGHAGGDFGIVKDFVLAVAHRDTSYLTSTIDLSIESHVMGFLAEKSRVLKKRIDM from the coding sequence ATGAAAAGAAGTGAATTTTTAAGGTTGATGGGAGCCACTACGGTTGCAGCCGCTCTTTCCGATTTTCAGGCGATATCGCAGACCGTCGGAACGTTGAAGGGGGGAACGGTCGGGGCAGACAATTTAGCCGACGAACTCTCGTCCGATCTGGAAAGTCAAGAGGCTGTGGTTGATAAACCGGTTACAGCGATTGTGATTGGAGCCGGAGCCCGTGGAAGAACGTATGCCAGTTACTCGGAACATTATCCTAACTCTTTGAAAATTGTAGGTGTAGCCGACATCAATACAGAGCGTAAGGAGTATATGAAAAATCTGTATCGTATCCCCGATGAGCACTGTTTCAGCGATTGGAAAGAAGTATTCAATGTCCCTAAATTTGCCGATGCAGTTATCATCGCCACACCCGATAACTTGCATTATGCGCCGGCTTTAAAGGCTATGGCTGCCGGATACGATTTGTTGTTGGAGAAACCTGTCGCCCAGTCGATAAAAGAGTGTACGGATATTTTGAAATACGCCAAGCGCTATGACCGTATTGTGGGCATTTGCCACGTCTTGCGGTATGCCCCTTATTTCATTGCGCTTAAAAAGGTATTGGATTCGGGTAAAATCGGCGAGTTGGTCAGCATACAACATATGGAATGTATTCGTTATCACCACATGGCCCATTCCTATGTACGAGGAAACTGGAAAAGCTCGAAGGACACGACTCCCATCATTATCGCGAAATCGTGCCACGATATGGATATGATGCGGTGGCTTGTGAACAAACCCTGCAAATCGGTATCGGCTTATGGAGGTTTGAAACTGTTCAAGAGGGAGAATGCGCCCGACGGCTCTACCGAGCGTTGTCTCGATTGTCCGGTAGAATCGCAGTGTCCTTATTCTGCCAAGAAGATATATTTGCAGAGGAGGCAATTCCTGTATGTGTTCGATATTCCCGATAACGATTGTAAAAACCACAAGTACGACAGTTTGATTCTCGATAAGCTCAGAACCTCCGATTATGGCCGATGTGTTTATCGATGCGATAACGATCAATGCGACCATTTCGTGGCATCGCTCGAATTCGATAACAATATTACCGGAGCCTTCTCGATGGAAGCCTTTACGGCTACCGGTGGCCGTCTTACCCGTGTTATGGGAACGAAAGGCTGGATCGAGGGAGATATGAAAAAATTTACCGTAACCGATTTTCTGACAAATAAGAAATTGGTTTGGAATAAAGATATATCTTCTTTGCCGGGATATGAAGGTCATGCCGGCGGCGATTTTGGAATCGTGAAAGACTTTGTGCTGGCCGTCGCTCATAGAGATACTTCCTATTTGACCAGTACCATCGACCTTTCCATTGAAAGTCATGTGATGGGCTTCTTGGCCGAAAAGAGCCGGGTGCTGAAAAAGAGAATCGATATGTAG